From a region of the uncultured Desulfatiglans sp. genome:
- the gspE gene encoding general secretory pathway component, cryptic (Evidence 2b : Function from indirect experimental evidences (e.g. phenotypes); Product type t : transporter), which produces MLISYQDYPKEPIVLENLSVKFMRQSRFVPLSINDGTLHVAMADPDDFYTVDALRLASGLEVEVVQGRDEDINDVIERLYGAGSQSIETIIEEAGKDIYELSVGAEEDVDHLRDLAAEAPIIRLVNRLILNAVELKASDIHFEPFEKEFKVRYRIDGVLHDVESPPRRLQAAVISRVKLMAKLDIAERRLPQDGRIKLKIGDKEIDFRVSTIPTLFGESLVMRILDRDTLILDLRKIGFPNDILEQWEDLISQPYGMILVTGPTGSGKTSTLYTTLAKINSPENKIITLEEPVEYQLAGVNQIQVNSKIGMTFARGLRSIVRQDPDIILVGEIRDKETADIAIQSALTGHLLFSTLHTNDAAGAVTRLLDMGVESFLLSSTLLGVLAQRLVRIICPECKTEAQPDEKLLRTMGVGPEDIEGITFMAGKGCEYCRGTGFKGRTAIFEYLPVNDAIRREVNAHASTERIKDVAMERGMRTLRQDGWMKVKEGLTTIAEVLRVTLEK; this is translated from the coding sequence ATGCTGATATCCTACCAGGACTATCCAAAAGAACCGATCGTTCTCGAAAACCTTTCCGTTAAATTCATGCGGCAAAGCCGATTCGTTCCTCTGTCCATAAACGACGGTACGCTCCATGTGGCCATGGCGGACCCGGATGACTTCTACACCGTCGATGCCCTGCGTCTGGCCTCCGGTCTGGAGGTCGAGGTGGTGCAGGGACGCGACGAGGATATCAACGATGTCATCGAACGTCTTTACGGGGCCGGAAGCCAGTCGATCGAGACGATTATCGAAGAGGCGGGCAAGGATATCTACGAGTTGTCGGTGGGTGCGGAAGAGGATGTGGACCACCTCCGCGACCTCGCCGCCGAGGCCCCGATCATCCGCCTGGTCAACCGCCTCATCCTGAATGCCGTGGAGTTGAAGGCGAGCGATATCCACTTCGAGCCCTTCGAAAAGGAGTTCAAGGTAAGGTACCGGATCGACGGGGTGCTGCACGATGTGGAATCGCCTCCCCGCCGGCTCCAGGCCGCCGTCATATCGCGCGTCAAACTGATGGCGAAGCTCGACATCGCCGAGAGGCGCCTGCCTCAGGACGGCCGGATCAAGCTCAAGATCGGGGACAAGGAGATCGATTTCCGCGTCTCCACGATCCCGACCCTTTTCGGCGAGAGTCTCGTGATGCGGATCCTCGACCGGGACACCCTGATCCTGGATTTGCGGAAGATCGGCTTCCCGAACGATATCCTGGAGCAGTGGGAGGATCTCATCTCGCAGCCCTATGGCATGATCCTCGTAACCGGGCCGACCGGAAGCGGCAAGACATCCACCCTCTACACGACACTTGCCAAGATCAACTCTCCGGAAAACAAGATCATCACGCTCGAGGAACCGGTCGAGTATCAGCTAGCGGGTGTGAACCAGATCCAGGTGAATTCCAAGATCGGGATGACGTTTGCGAGGGGCTTGCGCTCCATCGTGCGCCAGGACCCGGACATCATCCTCGTGGGCGAGATCCGGGACAAGGAGACGGCGGATATCGCCATCCAGTCGGCCCTGACAGGACACCTTCTGTTCAGCACCCTCCACACGAACGATGCCGCGGGGGCGGTCACCCGCCTCCTGGACATGGGGGTCGAGAGCTTTCTCCTGAGCTCCACGCTCCTCGGTGTCCTGGCCCAGCGGCTGGTCCGGATCATCTGTCCGGAGTGCAAGACGGAGGCCCAACCCGATGAAAAGCTTCTCCGCACGATGGGGGTTGGCCCGGAGGACATCGAAGGCATCACCTTCATGGCTGGAAAAGGATGCGAATACTGCCGCGGCACGGGCTTCAAGGGAAGGACCGCCATTTTCGAATACCTGCCCGTCAATGATGCCATCCGGCGGGAGGTCAACGCCCATGCCAGCACGGAAAGGATCAAGGACGTCGCCATGGAGCGCGGGATGCGGACGCTGCGCCAGGACGGCTGGATGAAGGTGAAGGAGGGGCTTACGACCATCGCCGAGGTCTTGAGGGTGACACTGGAAAAATGA
- the gspF gene encoding General secretion pathway protein F, with protein MTAFSYRASDPSGKIVQGSLEADDQKAAVGRLQEMGYIPIRISQAGGKGRRFGLDLSGSASAVFKRITNKDVMVFTQDLSALLSGGLPVDRALSILIEAVEKDRFREIVTDILKTVQGGSYLSDALAKYPRVFSRFYINMVRAGEAGGVLEAVLERLAIFLESSQDLRDFIKSAMIYPIFLILVGGASLIILMTYVIPKFSLIFAEMGGAIPWPTQMLLAVSEALRSYWPILLALLAAAVFASRRVARSPKGRRRLDRLKLTLPFTGDLVSKVEVARFTRTLGTLTRSGVPILQALQLATDIMGNVIVRESLSEVYERVKEGERLSKPLGDIAVFPPLAIQMIMVGEETGRMDDMLLRVAENYEKVVKNLIKRLVSFLEPAMILLMGVVVGFIVISMLMAIFSMNDMPF; from the coding sequence ATGACGGCCTTTTCCTACAGAGCCAGCGACCCGTCGGGCAAGATCGTACAGGGGAGCCTGGAGGCGGACGACCAGAAAGCGGCGGTGGGGCGGCTGCAGGAAATGGGGTACATCCCCATCCGGATCTCCCAGGCGGGGGGTAAGGGCCGGCGGTTTGGACTGGATCTGTCCGGCTCCGCGTCCGCTGTCTTCAAGCGCATCACCAACAAGGACGTCATGGTGTTCACGCAGGACCTGTCGGCGCTGCTCTCCGGCGGGCTGCCCGTGGACCGTGCCCTGTCCATCCTGATCGAGGCGGTCGAGAAAGACCGGTTCCGGGAAATTGTCACGGATATCCTCAAGACGGTTCAGGGTGGAAGCTATCTCTCGGATGCCCTTGCGAAGTATCCGCGGGTCTTTTCCAGGTTCTACATCAATATGGTGCGGGCGGGGGAGGCCGGCGGCGTTTTGGAGGCCGTGCTGGAGCGGTTGGCCATTTTCCTCGAAAGCTCCCAGGACCTGCGCGATTTCATCAAATCGGCCATGATCTACCCGATCTTCCTCATCCTGGTCGGCGGGGCGTCGCTGATCATCCTGATGACCTACGTCATCCCGAAATTTTCCCTGATCTTCGCCGAAATGGGCGGTGCGATCCCTTGGCCGACCCAGATGCTGCTGGCCGTAAGTGAGGCGCTTCGGAGTTATTGGCCGATCCTGCTGGCCTTGCTCGCGGCGGCGGTCTTCGCTTCGAGGCGGGTGGCCCGCTCCCCGAAGGGCCGGCGCAGGCTGGACCGGCTCAAATTGACCCTTCCCTTCACAGGGGACCTGGTGAGCAAGGTCGAGGTGGCCCGTTTCACCCGCACGCTCGGGACGCTGACGCGGAGCGGGGTTCCGATCCTGCAGGCCCTGCAGCTGGCGACGGATATCATGGGGAATGTCATCGTCCGCGAGTCGCTCTCCGAGGTCTACGAGCGGGTCAAGGAGGGGGAGCGTTTGTCGAAGCCCCTCGGAGACATCGCAGTCTTTCCGCCTTTGGCGATCCAGATGATCATGGTCGGTGAGGAGACCGGCCGGATGGACGACATGCTTCTACGGGTGGCGGAGAACTATGAGAAGGTGGTCAAGAACCTGATCAAGCGGCTGGTCAGCTTCCTCGAGCCGGCCATGATCCTCTTGATGGGCGTCGTGGTGGGGTTCATCGTGATCTCGATGCTGATGGCCATCTTCAGCATGAACGATATGCCGTTTTAG
- the gspG gene encoding pseudopilin, cryptic, general secretion pathway (Evidence 2b : Function from indirect experimental evidences (e.g. phenotypes); Product type t : transporter), which produces MRDRCRRQQGFTLIELLIVMVIIGLLAALVGPRMFGKVDESRQRSAKAQISLFETALDTYRLDTGKYPTTDEGLEALRTKPSGVERWDGPYLNKEVPKDPWGNEYVYQSPGEHGDYDLKSYGADGSPGGEGSDMDIVNWKDIG; this is translated from the coding sequence ATGAGAGATCGATGCAGACGGCAACAGGGTTTTACACTGATCGAACTTCTGATCGTCATGGTGATCATCGGCCTCCTGGCGGCCCTGGTGGGGCCGCGCATGTTCGGGAAGGTGGACGAGTCCAGGCAGCGGTCGGCCAAGGCGCAGATCTCGCTTTTCGAGACGGCCCTGGACACCTACCGCCTCGACACGGGAAAATACCCGACCACGGATGAAGGGCTCGAGGCCCTGCGGACAAAGCCGTCCGGGGTCGAGCGTTGGGATGGTCCGTATCTGAACAAAGAGGTCCCGAAAGACCCCTGGGGGAACGAGTACGTTTATCAGTCGCCCGGCGAGCATGGCGATTACGACCTCAAGTCGTATGGGGCCGACGGCAGTCCGGGGGGTGAAGGTTCGGATATGGACATCGTGAACTGGAAGGACATCGGCTAG
- a CDS encoding putative general secretion pathway protein H (Evidence 3 : Putative function from multiple computational evidences), which produces MPRRTGCPGFTLMELLVVLVLISLVAVVVGVRAGGGLSGAALRDAAKKTAATLRYARSQASWEGVPYVVLFSFEDNALALLAVRPETEDQDEPDPDRSEVRRDELGRVILKTYTLPEGVRLEKAVWDEDERTSGLFEIVFSPTGGCTGGELVFVNQREARYRVAVDFITGGVQLTQVVD; this is translated from the coding sequence ATGCCTCGGAGGACAGGATGCCCCGGCTTCACGCTCATGGAATTGCTGGTGGTGCTCGTCTTGATAAGCCTTGTGGCGGTGGTTGTGGGGGTGCGGGCCGGCGGTGGATTGAGCGGGGCGGCGCTCCGGGACGCCGCCAAGAAGACGGCGGCCACGCTTCGCTATGCCCGCAGCCAGGCCAGTTGGGAGGGAGTCCCTTACGTGGTTCTGTTTTCGTTCGAAGACAATGCCCTGGCGCTTCTGGCCGTTCGCCCCGAAACGGAGGACCAGGATGAGCCGGATCCGGACAGGAGCGAGGTCCGGCGCGACGAGCTTGGGCGTGTCATCCTGAAGACCTATACGCTGCCCGAAGGGGTGCGCCTCGAAAAGGCGGTTTGGGACGAAGACGAGAGGACGAGCGGGCTTTTCGAGATTGTATTTTCCCCCACCGGCGGCTGCACCGGCGGTGAGTTGGTTTTCGTCAACCAGCGCGAGGCGCGCTACCGCGTAGCCGTGGATTTTATCACCGGCGGTGTGCAGCTGACTCAGGTCGTGGATTGA
- a CDS encoding hypothetical protein (Evidence 5 : Unknown function) — protein MAPPRTRRLRPHGFRGHVPRALRIFARPEKGCRSGEGCVRFLPSPGPDRLRVEAGFTLMEILVAVAVLAICLVTIMQLFSGGLRSSRIAVDYNRAVFHAREKMEQILAVENLGEGVEEGDFGDGFRWWAETVLVLPEVEEAVADDNMPVIDLPFDILYVRVVVFWGAGDKERQFELETAKPIEPVLLADEG, from the coding sequence ATGGCTCCTCCTCGAACAAGACGCCTTCGACCGCATGGGTTCCGGGGTCATGTCCCGCGGGCGCTGCGGATTTTCGCGCGGCCGGAGAAAGGATGCCGGTCGGGGGAGGGCTGCGTCCGTTTTCTGCCGTCGCCGGGCCCGGACCGCTTGAGGGTGGAGGCGGGCTTCACACTCATGGAGATCCTGGTGGCGGTCGCTGTGCTGGCGATCTGCCTGGTGACGATCATGCAGCTCTTTTCGGGAGGGCTCCGTTCGAGCAGGATCGCGGTGGATTACAACCGGGCGGTCTTTCACGCCCGCGAAAAGATGGAGCAGATCCTCGCCGTCGAGAACCTGGGGGAGGGCGTTGAGGAAGGGGATTTCGGCGACGGCTTCCGCTGGTGGGCCGAGACGGTGCTGGTGCTTCCGGAGGTGGAGGAGGCGGTCGCGGACGATAATATGCCTGTCATCGATCTGCCGTTCGATATCCTGTATGTCCGAGTCGTGGTTTTTTGGGGCGCGGGGGACAAGGAGAGGCAGTTCGAACTCGAGACAGCCAAACCGATCGAGCCCGTTTTGTTGGCGGATGAGGGTTAG
- the gspJ gene encoding GspJ2 encodes MSRPAAGGFTLLELMLSMTIMAVVIVLVLGAFQLGVRAWEKGERDIGSSERQRVVLDLIKRQIASMWVRVPPPSLNEDEQVLLFKGDERSMSFISHKALAPGHKFGMVYVRYDVLRDGEGGTGIRLFEENTVFMGPYADLGRIKDKDTVWLLEGAEAVRFAYLTPETDGSPGEWVDAWDALEYRGYPKAVGISFQGAGDEAVIEVVAPILPEVFFD; translated from the coding sequence ATGAGCCGGCCGGCTGCAGGGGGATTTACGCTCCTGGAACTGATGCTTTCGATGACTATCATGGCGGTGGTGATCGTGCTCGTCCTCGGGGCCTTTCAGTTGGGTGTCCGGGCCTGGGAAAAGGGCGAGAGGGATATCGGCTCCTCTGAGCGCCAGCGCGTCGTTTTGGATCTGATAAAGCGCCAGATCGCCTCGATGTGGGTCCGGGTGCCGCCTCCAAGCCTGAATGAAGATGAGCAGGTCCTGCTGTTTAAAGGGGATGAACGGTCGATGTCGTTCATCTCCCACAAGGCGCTGGCTCCAGGGCACAAGTTCGGGATGGTTTATGTCCGATACGATGTGCTGCGGGATGGGGAGGGCGGCACCGGCATCCGGCTTTTCGAGGAGAACACGGTCTTCATGGGGCCCTATGCCGACCTTGGCCGGATCAAGGACAAGGATACGGTCTGGCTCCTCGAGGGGGCGGAGGCGGTCCGATTTGCCTACCTCACGCCGGAAACCGACGGCTCGCCGGGCGAATGGGTCGATGCCTGGGACGCGCTGGAGTATCGAGGCTACCCGAAGGCGGTCGGCATTTCGTTTCAGGGGGCGGGGGACGAGGCCGTGATCGAGGTTGTCGCCCCCATCCTGCCGGAGGTCTTCTTTGACTAG
- the gspK gene encoding Type II secretion system protein K yields MTRRRRAQMLQEEGFALFLVLWVLMFLSVIVGEFCYAMRTELNIARNFKEETQAYYAARAGLCQGLKMVIENELRPQEIMRIEEEVQTGEEWDGEGRDQLRINVKLPPAPFGRAGYELMIGNESGKVNLNQAGPELLMMMLNGFELEDADREVIVDSIQDWRDEDDLHRVNGAETDYYKGLRPPYEAKNGPFDSVEELLLVKGVTPELFYHGLKDLVTVYPSPDAPGFSMRRRGAGGDPHRININAASPQMLLALPGMTEDLVQALLEYRESQDFLAESDIVGVVGPDVFRMIQPFVTLRLNPYYTLTATGLLPDSRVRQTVEMLVEVDSRYPKQYRVVRWIDGV; encoded by the coding sequence TTGACTAGGCGGCGCCGCGCTCAAATGCTTCAGGAGGAAGGGTTCGCCCTTTTCCTGGTGCTGTGGGTCCTCATGTTTCTTTCCGTGATCGTTGGGGAGTTCTGCTACGCCATGCGGACAGAACTCAACATCGCCCGGAATTTCAAGGAGGAGACGCAGGCCTACTATGCGGCGAGGGCGGGGCTGTGCCAGGGCCTGAAGATGGTCATTGAAAACGAGCTGCGCCCGCAGGAGATCATGCGCATCGAAGAGGAGGTGCAGACCGGTGAAGAATGGGACGGCGAAGGGCGCGACCAGCTTCGGATCAACGTCAAGCTGCCTCCGGCGCCGTTCGGGCGCGCCGGCTATGAGTTGATGATCGGCAACGAGAGCGGGAAGGTCAACCTGAATCAGGCCGGCCCGGAGCTTCTGATGATGATGCTGAACGGCTTCGAGTTGGAGGACGCCGACCGGGAGGTCATCGTGGACTCCATCCAGGATTGGCGGGATGAAGACGATTTGCACCGGGTGAACGGGGCCGAGACGGACTATTACAAGGGCCTGCGCCCTCCCTACGAGGCGAAGAACGGGCCCTTCGATTCCGTCGAGGAGCTGCTCCTGGTAAAGGGCGTCACGCCCGAACTCTTCTACCACGGACTCAAGGATCTCGTCACGGTTTATCCGTCCCCGGATGCGCCGGGGTTCAGCATGCGCCGGAGGGGGGCGGGGGGGGACCCCCATCGGATCAATATCAACGCCGCCTCTCCGCAGATGCTGCTGGCCTTGCCGGGGATGACCGAAGATCTTGTACAGGCGCTTCTCGAATACCGGGAATCGCAGGATTTTCTGGCCGAGAGCGACATCGTCGGTGTCGTCGGCCCGGACGTCTTTCGAATGATCCAGCCCTTCGTGACGTTGCGGCTGAATCCATACTACACGCTGACGGCGACGGGTCTGCTGCCCGATAGCCGCGTCAGGCAGACGGTGGAGATGCTCGTCGAGGTCGACAGCCGGTACCCCAAGCAGTACCGGGTTGTGCGGTGGATCGATGGGGTGTGA
- a CDS encoding putative Fimbrial assembly protein (Evidence 3 : Putative function from multiple computational evidences) — MALRTCIGVDIGREKVRMVYLTQSGKKVQVAAHAVYPIGEEIKPGGLHELLREFMRENRIAGTDIYAGVGRDRAFVRFIDLPLAVKENLRETIGYEIEKYIPFPAEEVCFDFEVVAEDREAGQMKVLLAVARLRSIEPLFGDGASSSLLLSGIEPSASALANFCLLGVGSVGRGSAAFLFSGDGDAELNLVEGRRLIYSRAFPAGAGRAGQVQAWVEGLRRLRKEVEGPDGGGLIPVYISAEETAFAALSSDDGLSGFEPRPVDPDGLGLPSRHFIPAYGLALRGLGEGFVKLDLLPPRYRKKASRTGLYVFSVLAVLVVVLAFAWGAGSYHQEKDYLAQLEEAQTQLEADVSRIREITAESEALEARIGYLNSLEQGDTQVLDILRELTRLIPETAWLRRFSYSERSVEIEGYADTASELITLLEDSPIFKDVSFLSGITKSREGKETFRIGLKIG; from the coding sequence TTGGCATTGAGAACCTGCATCGGCGTCGATATCGGCCGTGAAAAGGTCAGGATGGTTTATCTGACCCAGAGCGGCAAGAAGGTGCAAGTCGCCGCCCATGCGGTCTATCCGATCGGGGAGGAAATAAAGCCGGGCGGTCTGCATGAACTGCTGCGCGAATTCATGCGGGAGAATCGGATCGCCGGCACCGACATCTACGCGGGCGTCGGCCGTGACCGGGCCTTTGTCCGGTTCATCGATCTGCCGCTCGCGGTCAAGGAGAACCTCCGGGAGACGATCGGTTACGAGATCGAAAAGTATATCCCCTTTCCCGCGGAGGAGGTTTGTTTCGATTTCGAAGTGGTGGCCGAGGACCGGGAAGCGGGGCAGATGAAGGTCCTGCTGGCGGTGGCGAGGCTTCGGAGCATCGAACCGCTTTTCGGGGACGGCGCATCCTCTTCCCTGCTGCTCTCCGGAATAGAGCCGAGCGCCTCCGCACTGGCCAATTTCTGCCTTTTGGGGGTCGGATCGGTGGGGCGTGGGTCTGCCGCTTTTCTCTTCTCCGGGGATGGCGACGCCGAGCTGAACCTGGTCGAAGGGCGAAGACTCATCTATTCTCGGGCGTTTCCAGCCGGAGCCGGCCGGGCGGGTCAGGTCCAGGCTTGGGTCGAAGGGCTCCGAAGGCTCAGGAAAGAGGTCGAGGGTCCGGATGGAGGGGGGCTCATCCCAGTCTATATCAGCGCGGAGGAGACCGCCTTTGCGGCCCTTTCGTCGGATGATGGTTTGAGCGGCTTCGAGCCGAGGCCGGTGGACCCGGATGGGCTCGGTTTGCCGTCGCGCCATTTTATCCCGGCCTATGGGCTGGCATTGCGAGGCCTTGGGGAGGGATTCGTCAAGCTCGATCTTCTGCCTCCCCGCTACCGCAAGAAGGCGAGCCGGACGGGTTTGTATGTGTTCTCGGTCCTGGCGGTGCTGGTTGTCGTTCTGGCCTTTGCGTGGGGAGCCGGATCGTATCACCAGGAAAAGGACTACCTCGCCCAGTTGGAAGAGGCGCAGACACAGCTCGAGGCCGACGTGAGCCGCATCCGGGAGATCACCGCCGAAAGCGAGGCGCTCGAGGCGCGGATCGGATACTTGAACAGCCTGGAGCAGGGAGACACGCAGGTCCTCGACATCCTGAGGGAGCTGACGCGGCTCATCCCGGAAACGGCCTGGTTGAGGCGGTTCAGCTATTCGGAGAGGAGCGTCGAGATCGAAGGCTACGCGGACACGGCCTCCGAGCTTATCACGCTCCTGGAGGACTCGCCGATATTTAAAGATGTGTCGTTTCTCTCGGGGATTACGAAGTCGCGTGAAGGAAAGGAAACGTTCCGGATCGGCTTGAAGATCGGGTAG
- a CDS encoding conserved hypothetical protein (Evidence 4 : Unknown function but conserved in other organisms) — translation MQIEWNKRTRIIVLCGLVALLGGVLFRFYPALSGMFDRSDEIASRELTLRKYRKVVESGEDVNVRIDSLRKMLGRMEAGLLKGTTPSLAAADIQSILNGIADRSKVQTKTVRVLKAEPVEGLPYMSVPVEFTVNCGIRQLKEILYQIENSPKYLTVQKVRINVVRRGRVDQIQGDVTVVGLMRKS, via the coding sequence ATGCAGATCGAATGGAACAAGAGAACCCGGATCATCGTGTTATGCGGCCTTGTGGCGCTTCTTGGGGGGGTGCTTTTCCGCTTCTATCCCGCCCTGAGCGGCATGTTCGACCGGAGCGACGAGATCGCCTCACGGGAACTGACCTTGAGGAAGTACCGGAAGGTGGTGGAGTCCGGGGAGGACGTGAACGTCCGCATCGACAGCCTGCGAAAGATGCTCGGGCGGATGGAGGCGGGGCTTCTGAAGGGTACGACGCCCTCTCTTGCGGCCGCCGATATCCAGAGTATCCTGAACGGCATCGCTGACCGCAGCAAGGTGCAGACCAAGACGGTCCGGGTCCTCAAGGCTGAACCGGTCGAAGGCCTGCCCTACATGAGTGTTCCTGTCGAGTTCACGGTGAACTGCGGCATCCGGCAGTTGAAGGAGATCCTGTATCAAATTGAAAACTCTCCAAAATACTTGACAGTGCAAAAAGTGCGGATTAACGTGGTCCGGCGGGGTAGAGTCGATCAAATTCAGGGAGATGTGACCGTTGTCGGCCTGATGAGGAAAAGTTGA
- a CDS encoding conserved hypothetical protein (Evidence 4 : Unknown function but conserved in other organisms), whose amino-acid sequence MMLKRIWIVNLFLMLALIFLGIKTYAVWVNDRQEVVEVGEGDASSGQPAPPLPKASQKEVPSEADYELVAVKNLFAADRVEPKEEEPEETKEPEARVDPRAQRSAEDVLKEISLYGVVIVDDYRAALLQHPAALDEAGLDPRQLRMLRYKRARRGAQQLERSWVKVGEGVDMFTLSEILADRVVLTDASEGRYEVFLYDTGNPKEREEVKEKESKPIVVEVKPDEPAQVASPPAPAAPPRPGPRTSPGSESAPGAGEVPAQGASPPPPSAPAPAASPGAVESPPDAPVRKLPANIREKLLRVN is encoded by the coding sequence ATGATGCTGAAAAGGATATGGATAGTCAATCTGTTCCTGATGCTCGCCTTGATCTTCCTGGGAATCAAGACGTATGCGGTTTGGGTGAACGACCGCCAGGAGGTTGTCGAGGTCGGTGAAGGGGACGCTTCTTCCGGTCAACCGGCGCCCCCCCTGCCCAAGGCCTCTCAGAAAGAGGTTCCTTCCGAAGCGGACTATGAGCTTGTGGCCGTGAAGAACCTGTTTGCGGCCGATCGGGTCGAGCCGAAGGAAGAGGAGCCGGAGGAGACAAAGGAGCCCGAGGCGCGGGTTGACCCCCGCGCTCAGCGAAGTGCCGAGGACGTCTTGAAAGAGATCAGCCTTTACGGGGTGGTGATTGTGGACGACTACAGGGCCGCCCTGCTCCAGCACCCCGCTGCGCTCGACGAGGCGGGCCTCGACCCGCGGCAGCTCCGGATGCTGCGCTACAAGAGGGCGCGGCGCGGGGCGCAGCAGTTGGAACGGAGCTGGGTGAAGGTCGGCGAGGGTGTCGACATGTTTACGCTCTCCGAGATCCTGGCGGATCGTGTCGTTTTGACCGATGCGTCGGAGGGTCGTTATGAGGTCTTTCTTTATGATACCGGAAACCCCAAAGAGCGCGAGGAAGTGAAGGAAAAGGAGAGCAAGCCGATCGTCGTCGAGGTGAAGCCCGACGAGCCGGCGCAGGTCGCTTCCCCACCGGCGCCGGCGGCCCCGCCCAGGCCCGGCCCGCGGACTTCGCCGGGGAGCGAGTCGGCCCCGGGAGCGGGAGAGGTACCAGCCCAGGGCGCGAGTCCCCCGCCTCCGAGCGCACCGGCGCCGGCGGCCTCGCCCGGGGCGGTTGAAAGCCCGCCGGACGCACCCGTGCGAAAACTTCCTGCCAACATAAGAGAGAAACTTCTGAGGGTTAATTGA